The genomic DNA TCGAGCTCCTGCCCTACGAGGGGCTGTTGCTCAGCTTCCCCTACACCCCATAGCGCCCGCCCTGCCCCACAGCGtctgtggggcaggagcagggcacccccccacccccaccccaccctgacACCCCCTACAGAACAGGGTGACCCACCCACCCCCTCAGCACCCACATGTGGccttacccccccccccaccaccaccccccagaaGCAGGggacaccccaccaccacccacaaGTTGGGGGGTCCAACACACGATGCCTCTCACCCATTTTGGGGGGCTCATCACACTCCcgctcccccctgctccccaaatcTACAGCCTGGGTTCCATTTTTGGACCCTCCActggtttgggggtgcccccccccccccattgcacTGGTGCTTTGGGGTAGGTCCCTTCTCCCCCATACACTccattttgggggggggcccTTGGCAGTGTTGGGGTCCCCAAAGTGGGAGGGTTTCCCCCTTGTctctggggaggttttggggagccccctccccaaaatacTAATTAAATGACTTGCATTTGTGCCCCCGTTTCTGTTTccattcggggggggggggacacatgcAGGGGTCTGAGAGCTTCCTCagggcttttggggggggggggggggtccatggggtttgggggtgacctggggctttGGGGGAGGGTTCACAGTACCTTGGGGGTCATCtctgggggggctgagggcacttggggggcatTTGGGGCTATAAGGGGGTTTATG from Athene noctua chromosome 32, bAthNoc1.hap1.1, whole genome shotgun sequence includes the following:
- the LOC141972369 gene encoding uncharacterized protein LOC141972369, producing MPRDRIEALQEGNNSSELTPMPWDRIEALQEGDNSPEARLLDLCRRLGALRARERSLSLGEAEAIPAGPAAAFLRSWDQSERFLVVLNPGNQTLSEVALQDPRLPPQATLRLSTHQPVPQDPQVTWGPSSSCPTRGCCSASPTPHSARPAPQRLWGRSRAPPHPHPTLTPPTEQGDPPTPSAPTCGLTPPPTTTPQKQGTPHHHPQVGGSNTRCLSPILGGSSHSRSPLLPKSTAWVPFLDPPLVWGCPPPPIALVLWGRSLLPHTLHFGGGPLAVLGSPKWEGFPLVSGEVLGSPLPKILIK